The proteins below come from a single Rickettsia typhi str. Wilmington genomic window:
- the xth gene encoding exodeoxyribonuclease III yields the protein MKIATWNINSIKTRLNLLRNFLSKENLDILLLQEIKCETEKFPFDELSDLPYHFYVHGQKSYNGVAIISKFPADKIIKDFQNNYCSDQARFIEIKLSLSIGYSNIISLYAPNGSFVSSNKFVEKLKFYDNFINYLSTKKSCYEKTIIGGDFNIAPFDIDVYSSKVLTETTCCTKVEQKKLRTILNSGFEDLYRLMHPNKQEFSWWDYRAGCFEKNKGMRIDMILGCNNTIDYLEKCYMDYNFRTQKKPSDHIPIIANFCSSFSTKSGIKY from the coding sequence ATGAAAATAGCTACTTGGAATATTAATTCCATAAAAACAAGACTTAATTTATTGCGTAACTTTTTATCTAAAGAAAATCTGGACATTTTATTATTACAAGAGATAAAATGCGAAACAGAAAAATTTCCTTTTGATGAATTATCTGATTTACCTTATCATTTTTATGTTCATGGACAAAAATCATATAACGGCGTTGCTATAATTTCAAAATTTCCAGCTGATAAAATCATTAAGGACTTTCAGAATAATTACTGCAGTGATCAAGCAAGATTCATAGAAATAAAATTATCATTATCTATAGGATATAGTAATATCATCTCACTCTATGCTCCTAATGGTTCATTTGTCAGTAGCAATAAATTTGTAGAAAAGCTTAAATTTTATGATAATTTTATCAATTATCTATCCACTAAAAAATCTTGTTACGAAAAAACTATCATAGGTGGTGATTTCAATATTGCTCCGTTCGATATAGACGTATATTCATCTAAGGTGCTAACTGAAACTACCTGTTGTACTAAGGTTGAACAAAAAAAATTACGTACTATTCTTAATTCTGGATTTGAGGATTTGTATAGATTAATGCATCCGAATAAACAAGAATTTTCATGGTGGGATTATAGAGCAGGTTGTTTTGAAAAAAATAAAGGTATGAGAATTGATATGATTCTTGGTTGTAATAATACAATTGACTATTTAGAAAAATGCTATATGGATTATAATTTTAGGACTCAAAAAAAACCTTCAGATCATATACCGATAATTGCAAATTTTTGTAGTAGCTTCTCCACTAAATCCGGTATAAAATACTAA
- the der gene encoding ribosome biogenesis GTPase Der: MTKKIITLVGRPNVGKSTLFNRLSIRKKAIVHDLPGVTRDRKYTDGKIGSFKFLLIDTPGLEENPDNMGKRLMEQTTQAILEADLICLMVDGRSGVLPDDKLLSSFVRKYNKHCILVVNKCEKAFDFDKEYYKLGFDSIVIISAEHGTGLIDLYDEIIAKLSIKESIERNIADPFRGDCLQIVVSGRPNAGKSTFINAIINDERLLTGPEAGITRESIEIDWQYKNTHIKLIDTAGLRKKSTITASLEKLSTSDTINAIKFANTVILMIDALAHLKQQDLNIANHIINEGRSIIIVVNKWDLVEESEKEAFQAEFYYQINTHLPQIKGVPVLFISAINKQNIEQVLDACLKIYKIWNKKITTGKLNEWLNFTTKVHTLPLQKCGRRVRIKYMTQTKTRPPTFKLFSNNPEKITDSYTRYLVNNMRDTFDMHGIPIRFTYVKNKNPYV, encoded by the coding sequence ATGACTAAAAAAATCATTACTTTAGTTGGTCGTCCTAATGTAGGCAAATCAACACTTTTCAATAGATTAAGCATACGTAAAAAGGCTATAGTTCATGATTTGCCAGGTGTAACTAGAGATAGAAAATATACCGATGGCAAAATTGGCTCTTTTAAATTTTTGTTAATTGATACCCCGGGACTGGAAGAGAATCCTGATAATATGGGAAAGAGGTTAATGGAACAAACTACTCAAGCAATTTTAGAGGCAGATCTAATTTGCCTTATGGTTGACGGTAGAAGTGGAGTATTACCTGATGATAAGCTACTTAGTAGCTTTGTTCGCAAATACAACAAGCATTGTATATTGGTAGTTAATAAGTGTGAAAAAGCTTTTGATTTTGATAAAGAGTACTACAAATTAGGGTTTGATAGTATTGTAATTATCTCTGCAGAACATGGCACAGGATTAATTGATTTATATGACGAAATTATTGCTAAATTATCTATAAAAGAATCAATTGAGCGAAATATAGCAGATCCGTTCAGGGGAGATTGTTTGCAGATAGTAGTTAGTGGCAGACCTAATGCTGGGAAGTCTACTTTTATAAATGCTATTATTAATGATGAAAGATTATTAACAGGTCCTGAAGCAGGAATTACGCGTGAATCGATTGAAATTGATTGGCAATATAAAAATACTCATATTAAATTGATTGATACGGCTGGACTACGTAAAAAATCTACCATAACAGCATCTTTAGAAAAATTATCAACATCAGATACTATTAACGCTATTAAATTTGCTAATACCGTAATCTTAATGATTGATGCTTTAGCTCATTTAAAACAGCAAGATTTAAATATTGCAAACCATATTATAAATGAGGGAAGAAGTATAATTATAGTAGTTAATAAATGGGATTTAGTTGAAGAATCTGAAAAAGAAGCGTTTCAGGCAGAATTTTATTATCAGATAAATACTCATTTACCGCAAATTAAAGGTGTCCCAGTTCTATTTATCTCAGCTATAAATAAACAAAATATCGAGCAAGTTCTAGATGCTTGTCTTAAAATTTATAAAATTTGGAATAAGAAAATAACGACTGGAAAATTAAATGAATGGCTTAATTTTACTACAAAAGTACATACATTACCTCTACAAAAATGTGGCAGAAGAGTACGTATAAAATATATGACACAAACAAAAACACGTCCACCTACTTTCAAGCTATTTTCTAATAATCCAGAAAAAATTACTGATAGTTATACCAGATATTTAGTAAATAATATGCGCGATACTTTTGATATGCATGGTATTCCTATCAGATTTACTTATGTAAAAAACAAAAATCCTTATGTATAA
- a CDS encoding LPS-assembly protein LptD: protein MRLIYLIIIVLFPLVSFTQQFKQNQSVKYDLIADFVFVEYNESKNLIYAKGNIKIITDEYLLTTNNLLYDVKNDILWAENIRIKDKQNRIIEGDKAVLKNEFKQGIISEFICLAGDNNLLIAKLAERIDENNLKLYDAEFTPCDVTCNSKPIWQISAHDTYIQSADHRVVYKNVFFEIYGVPVFYLPYFFHPTPTAPATSGLLVPDVKNQGFGIPIYLRAKPNIDFTLTPRIVSKYQTYELEARYRLNDTDNMSFQGSYGQLPYLLKKDGSVVKNRKVSSYHYIASGNFISRDQIYDYGFRIERTSDKAYLKNYYNNYSSYLTSKIFLYKIHNADYFTMEVLSFQGLGSNDSKYTDPLVFPKINTKNVIHLDDNGDSYIVVENNTLMYKARIGNQIARTSLQLSFIHHVLTSSGQILNFIAKDRGDFYLARSVYLDKQRKNQAFHRNIPELQTLWRYPLVGNITKTINLLIEPIVSFSIGRKLSKQDKQFVIIDPVKYELSEKNIFLSNRYSGIDCHDFGNRLSYGVNASIAQEDNYLKLFLGQSRNIRYSIDLHTDDTENVGQILGNLSNNLEVFYNFRQDRYFRPIRDEVGGNFNYNKINFLGSFIQLTNLKKYYSVENIKVSNNRVRQFYGEINYQLAENWNIGFATRIDLSRRSPNLFTRTIRVTYAKDCVRITTKIYSDYLADGSRGIKKTTSSPTVAVSLKVLNM from the coding sequence ATGCGACTAATATACCTAATTATTATCGTACTATTTCCTCTAGTTAGTTTTACTCAACAGTTTAAGCAAAATCAAAGCGTTAAATATGATCTAATTGCAGACTTCGTGTTCGTAGAGTATAATGAAAGTAAGAATTTGATATATGCTAAAGGTAATATAAAAATTATTACTGATGAGTATTTATTGACGACAAATAATTTACTTTATGATGTAAAAAACGATATTTTATGGGCAGAAAATATTCGTATTAAGGATAAACAAAACAGAATAATAGAGGGTGATAAAGCAGTTTTAAAAAATGAATTTAAGCAAGGTATTATATCTGAATTCATTTGTCTGGCTGGTGATAATAATCTCTTAATTGCTAAACTTGCAGAAAGAATAGATGAAAATAACCTTAAGTTGTATGATGCCGAATTTACCCCTTGCGATGTTACTTGTAATAGCAAACCTATTTGGCAAATTTCAGCTCATGATACTTATATTCAATCAGCAGATCATAGAGTAGTTTATAAAAACGTATTTTTTGAAATATATGGTGTGCCGGTTTTTTACTTACCGTATTTTTTCCATCCGACTCCTACTGCGCCTGCAACTTCGGGATTATTAGTACCTGATGTGAAAAATCAAGGATTTGGTATTCCAATATATCTGCGTGCAAAGCCTAATATTGATTTTACTCTTACTCCAAGAATTGTTAGTAAATATCAAACTTATGAGTTAGAAGCGCGTTATCGTCTGAATGATACTGATAATATGAGCTTTCAAGGTAGTTATGGGCAGTTACCTTATTTGCTCAAAAAAGACGGAAGTGTAGTAAAAAATAGAAAAGTATCTTCTTATCATTATATAGCAAGTGGTAATTTTATTAGTAGAGATCAAATTTATGATTATGGTTTTAGAATCGAACGTACATCAGATAAAGCTTATTTAAAAAATTATTATAATAACTACTCTTCATATTTAACTTCTAAAATATTTTTATATAAAATTCATAATGCTGATTATTTTACGATGGAAGTATTAAGTTTTCAAGGATTGGGTAGTAATGATAGTAAATATACTGATCCGTTAGTATTCCCGAAAATCAATACAAAAAATGTGATACATCTTGATGATAATGGTGACAGCTATATCGTTGTTGAAAATAATACGTTAATGTACAAAGCAAGGATAGGAAACCAAATTGCTCGTACATCTTTACAATTATCATTTATACATCATGTACTAACTTCTTCAGGACAAATTTTAAATTTTATAGCAAAAGATAGAGGTGATTTTTATCTTGCTAGGAGTGTTTATCTAGATAAACAAAGAAAAAATCAAGCATTTCACAGGAATATACCGGAATTGCAAACTTTATGGCGTTATCCGTTAGTAGGTAATATTACAAAAACGATAAATTTACTTATTGAGCCGATCGTTTCTTTTAGTATTGGACGTAAATTATCTAAGCAAGATAAACAATTTGTTATAATTGATCCTGTTAAGTATGAATTATCAGAGAAAAATATCTTTTTATCAAATCGTTATAGTGGTATTGATTGTCATGATTTCGGTAATAGATTAAGTTATGGCGTAAATGCTAGTATTGCTCAAGAAGACAATTATTTAAAATTATTTTTAGGTCAGTCCCGTAATATACGGTATAGTATAGATTTGCATACTGATGATACAGAAAATGTAGGGCAGATACTAGGTAATCTTTCTAATAATTTAGAAGTGTTTTATAACTTCCGGCAAGATAGATATTTTCGGCCTATTAGAGATGAAGTTGGCGGTAATTTTAACTATAATAAAATAAACTTTTTAGGTAGTTTTATTCAGCTTACCAATCTTAAAAAATATTATTCTGTAGAAAATATAAAAGTGTCAAATAATAGAGTGCGACAATTTTATGGGGAAATAAATTATCAGCTAGCAGAAAATTGGAATATAGGCTTTGCAACACGCATTGATCTCTCTAGACGTTCTCCAAATCTATTTACTCGAACTATTAGGGTGACATATGCTAAAGATTGTGTTAGAATCACTACAAAGATTTATTCCGATTATCTAGCTGATGGGAGTAGAGGAATCAAAAAGACTACATCTTCTCCTACTGTTGCTGTGAGTTTAAAGGTTTTGAATATGTGA
- the xseA gene encoding exodeoxyribonuclease VII large subunit — protein MIDNDIANQVPKEFSVSEISNKIKELIENNFGHIKVKGEISGLKISSSGHAYFNLKENTAILACTCWRPILVKIKFPLNDGMEVVIGGKLSSYSGNSRYQLSVDNLQPAGLGAMIQILNERKIRLEKEGLFNKKRIPIPFLPDKIGVITSITGAVIKDIIHRIRERCPTRIIIWQVSVQGENSSHEMAEAIEGFNNLEEIHKPSVIIVARGGGSIEDLWSFNDEILVRAAYNSKIPIISAVGHEADYTLIDLAVDKRAPTPTAAAEFAVPVRSILNNTIQSYEKILLNNTNRLIKYHEQSIVNYDKIHRYFAYYINNRQQLLDETGFNLLDVLIRCIALKETKLKSFAKERINYAKIINYKILELTHQTAYLLKSVNNTLKNFEYKLELNSTLLASLDYHNVLKRGFAIVTGDAGNFLSSKSTATNEQSLNIKFFDGEINVVLSSHDLNARSS, from the coding sequence ATGATAGACAATGACATTGCAAATCAAGTACCTAAAGAGTTTTCAGTTAGTGAGATTTCTAATAAAATTAAAGAATTAATAGAAAATAATTTTGGCCATATTAAGGTCAAAGGAGAAATTTCTGGTTTAAAAATATCTAGCTCAGGTCATGCTTATTTTAACTTAAAAGAAAATACTGCCATTTTAGCTTGTACTTGTTGGCGTCCTATTCTTGTTAAAATAAAATTTCCTTTAAATGATGGCATGGAAGTAGTCATTGGTGGTAAACTCTCAAGTTACTCAGGTAATTCACGCTATCAATTATCGGTAGATAATTTGCAACCCGCAGGGCTTGGAGCTATGATACAAATTCTTAATGAACGCAAAATTCGTTTAGAAAAAGAAGGACTATTTAATAAGAAACGTATTCCTATACCTTTTTTACCGGATAAAATAGGCGTTATCACTTCAATAACAGGCGCTGTTATTAAAGATATTATTCATCGTATTCGTGAACGTTGTCCAACTCGGATAATAATATGGCAGGTTAGCGTGCAAGGCGAAAATTCTAGCCATGAAATGGCTGAAGCGATTGAAGGATTTAACAATTTAGAAGAGATACATAAACCAAGTGTGATAATTGTTGCTAGAGGTGGTGGTTCTATAGAAGATCTTTGGTCATTTAACGATGAGATATTAGTACGTGCTGCTTATAACTCAAAAATTCCTATTATTTCTGCAGTAGGTCATGAAGCAGATTATACTTTAATAGATTTAGCAGTAGACAAAAGAGCCCCAACACCTACTGCTGCTGCAGAATTTGCTGTACCTGTACGATCTATTTTGAATAATACTATCCAATCTTATGAGAAAATATTATTGAATAATACTAACCGATTAATTAAATATCACGAACAAAGTATAGTAAATTACGATAAAATACACAGATATTTCGCATATTATATAAATAATAGGCAACAATTACTAGACGAAACCGGTTTTAATTTGCTAGATGTTTTAATACGCTGTATTGCTCTCAAAGAAACAAAGCTTAAATCTTTTGCTAAAGAAAGGATCAATTATGCTAAAATCATCAATTACAAAATATTAGAATTAACACATCAAACAGCTTATCTATTAAAATCTGTAAATAATACTTTGAAAAACTTTGAATATAAATTAGAATTAAACAGTACATTACTTGCAAGCCTGGATTATCATAACGTATTAAAACGAGGTTTTGCTATAGTTACAGGAGACGCAGGAAATTTCTTATCTTCTAAATCTACTGCTACAAATGAGCAGAGTCTAAATATTAAATTTTTTGACGGTGAAATTAATGTAGTATTATCATCCCACGACTTGAATGCGAGATCCAGTTAA
- the ubiE gene encoding bifunctional demethylmenaquinone methyltransferase/2-methoxy-6-polyprenyl-1,4-benzoquinol methylase UbiE, with product MHQTNFGFNKVDYTKKQWLVNNIFSRVADKYDLMNDLMSIGLHRLWKNEFIMQIPNLNSNILDVASGSGDIALQLAKKAKARGNNISLILSDINEEMLNNAKKKSIDLNLFQNMKFIVANAEELPFLDNSFDYYTIAFGIRNVPDINKALKEAYRVLKPMGKFICLEFSKVKEGILKDFYKFYSFTIIPSIGQIIARNKEAYEYLVESIALFPSQDDFRIMIKASGFEEVHYKNLSGGIVAIHSAYKI from the coding sequence ATGCACCAAACAAATTTTGGCTTTAATAAAGTAGATTACACTAAAAAACAATGGTTAGTAAATAACATTTTTTCTAGGGTAGCTGATAAGTATGATTTAATGAATGATTTAATGAGTATTGGACTACATCGTCTGTGGAAAAATGAGTTTATTATGCAAATTCCAAATCTTAACTCTAATATATTAGATGTTGCTAGCGGTAGTGGTGATATTGCTTTACAACTCGCTAAAAAAGCAAAAGCTCGAGGTAATAATATTTCTCTAATTTTAAGTGACATAAATGAAGAGATGTTAAATAATGCTAAAAAGAAATCAATTGATCTAAATCTATTCCAGAACATGAAGTTTATTGTAGCAAATGCTGAAGAATTGCCATTCTTAGATAATAGTTTCGATTATTATACTATAGCATTTGGTATTAGAAACGTACCTGACATTAATAAAGCTTTAAAGGAAGCTTATAGGGTATTAAAGCCTATGGGGAAGTTTATATGTCTTGAGTTTTCAAAAGTAAAAGAAGGCATCTTAAAAGATTTTTATAAATTCTACTCATTTACTATTATACCTAGTATAGGTCAAATAATCGCACGCAATAAAGAAGCATATGAATATTTGGTTGAAAGTATAGCTTTATTTCCATCACAAGATGATTTTAGAATAATGATTAAAGCATCTGGTTTTGAAGAGGTACATTATAAAAATTTGAGTGGTGGAATAGTTGCTATTCACAGTGCATATAAAATATGA
- a CDS encoding SurA N-terminal domain-containing protein → MHKLLLIITVFSTFNVAQASLTSIVASVNDKPITFNEFHARKKMIMVLNNVENLTSDQDKQLSDLAINSLIDESLLFQYAGDREIQQDEIDNAIKSIEDRNKMPHGSLLQYLKNKSVNPESFIFQIKSELIKMNILSSLSRSVQVSNKEIDVAILSSDQKDVEILMQVFRSKDGSNKAFTKMNYLKNRLKKCSDVKKTLYDKFATMQLITSKLSKLGGVKQTIVKDLIPDKASNVFEVNNKFEIILVCSKKILNVTVDENNYVVNFLTNKKISQKAQKIFKNMRKKAAITIMFPS, encoded by the coding sequence ATGCATAAATTATTATTAATCATTACTGTTTTTTCCACTTTTAATGTAGCGCAAGCATCATTAACTAGTATAGTAGCATCAGTAAATGATAAACCTATTACTTTTAATGAGTTCCATGCTAGAAAAAAAATGATCATGGTACTAAATAATGTAGAAAATTTAACTTCTGATCAAGATAAGCAACTGAGTGACTTAGCAATCAACAGCTTAATTGATGAATCTTTACTTTTTCAATATGCAGGCGATAGAGAAATCCAGCAAGACGAGATAGATAACGCTATTAAATCTATTGAAGATCGTAATAAAATGCCTCATGGTTCTCTTCTTCAGTATCTAAAAAATAAATCTGTAAATCCTGAGAGTTTTATTTTTCAAATTAAATCTGAGTTGATTAAAATGAATATTTTATCAAGTTTATCACGATCAGTACAAGTAAGTAATAAAGAAATAGATGTAGCAATTTTATCTAGTGATCAAAAAGATGTAGAAATTTTAATGCAAGTATTCAGATCTAAAGATGGTAGTAATAAAGCATTTACAAAGATGAATTATTTAAAAAATCGGTTAAAAAAATGTTCTGATGTTAAAAAAACTCTTTACGATAAATTTGCTACTATGCAACTTATTACAAGTAAGCTTAGCAAGCTAGGAGGAGTAAAGCAAACTATTGTAAAGGATTTAATACCTGATAAAGCTAGTAATGTTTTTGAGGTAAATAATAAGTTCGAAATAATATTAGTGTGCAGTAAAAAAATCTTAAATGTTACTGTAGATGAAAATAATTATGTAGTAAACTTCCTAACAAATAAAAAGATTTCGCAAAAAGCACAAAAAATATTTAAAAATATGCGCAAAAAAGCTGCTATAACTATAATGTTCCCATCTTAG
- the ubiB gene encoding 2-polyprenylphenol 6-hydroxylase: MISNFLNLIRIFRIISKRQILIDSRSPKYFRFIGYILALFFAPSSLIKKSREDYGKRLTACLTDLGPIYIKFGQTLSTRADLVGAEIACYLRLLQDKLPPFDGVVARKLIYKSFTPYCKEQQSANAVILSHKQKVETHSTNTCNAALPFRHFDNNPIAAASISQVHKAQLITGGYVALKILRPDIRKKYNRDIRLLYFFAKIISKFSKAKRLKPITVIDKFHETMKFELDLRLEAAAASELKDNMRNDINVIIPKIYWDLTSENILTTEWLDGISIYDIPLLKGMNLEPKKIAQDFAVMFFNQAYRDGFFHADLHAGNILVNNQGKIILLDFGIMGRLKEKDRLSVAEILFAFLKRDYKLVAKVHLRAGYIPANTDLDLFARSCRAVTEPIVGIPTKNISIGKLLTHLFKITEDFGMEVQPDLLILQKTLIMVEGIGRQLDSNVNMWQLAEPWIKKWAVKNLSPEAKLLRLIKHYFNSINDIT; the protein is encoded by the coding sequence ATGATAAGTAATTTTTTAAATTTAATACGTATTTTTCGTATAATCAGTAAAAGACAAATTCTTATTGATTCAAGAAGTCCTAAATATTTTAGATTTATAGGTTATATATTAGCTTTGTTTTTTGCTCCAAGCTCATTAATAAAAAAATCACGTGAAGATTACGGTAAACGTTTAACAGCTTGTTTAACTGATCTTGGGCCTATTTATATAAAATTTGGACAAACTCTTTCAACAAGAGCAGATTTAGTAGGAGCAGAGATAGCATGTTACTTAAGATTACTGCAGGATAAACTACCTCCTTTTGATGGAGTGGTGGCTAGAAAATTGATATATAAATCATTCACTCCTTATTGTAAGGAGCAACAAAGCGCTAATGCGGTCATCTTGTCACACAAACAAAAGGTTGAAACGCATTCTACAAATACTTGTAATGCAGCTCTTCCTTTCCGACACTTCGACAATAATCCAATCGCTGCTGCCTCAATCTCACAAGTACATAAAGCGCAACTTATCACTGGTGGATATGTAGCATTAAAAATTCTGCGTCCTGATATTCGTAAAAAATATAATAGAGATATTAGATTACTATATTTTTTTGCAAAAATTATCTCAAAATTTTCTAAAGCAAAAAGGCTAAAACCTATTACAGTAATCGATAAATTTCATGAAACTATGAAATTTGAGCTTGATTTGAGGTTAGAGGCAGCAGCCGCTTCTGAGCTTAAGGATAATATGCGGAATGATATTAATGTTATAATCCCTAAAATATATTGGGATTTAACGTCAGAAAATATACTAACTACTGAGTGGTTGGATGGAATTTCTATATATGATATTCCGCTACTAAAAGGAATGAACTTAGAACCAAAAAAAATAGCTCAGGATTTTGCTGTAATGTTTTTCAATCAAGCTTACAGAGATGGATTTTTCCATGCAGATTTACACGCAGGTAATATTTTAGTGAATAACCAAGGGAAGATTATTCTGCTTGATTTTGGAATTATGGGTAGACTTAAAGAAAAAGATCGTTTATCAGTTGCAGAAATTCTGTTTGCCTTTTTAAAACGTGATTATAAATTAGTCGCTAAAGTACATTTAAGAGCAGGTTATATTCCTGCAAATACTGATTTAGATTTGTTTGCTAGAAGTTGTAGAGCAGTCACTGAACCTATAGTAGGAATACCAACAAAAAATATTTCAATTGGCAAGTTGTTGACGCATTTATTTAAAATCACAGAAGATTTTGGTATGGAAGTACAGCCAGATTTATTGATATTACAAAAGACTTTAATAATGGTGGAAGGGATAGGAAGGCAGTTAGACAGTAATGTTAATATGTGGCAGCTAGCTGAACCTTGGATTAAAAAATGGGCAGTAAAAAATCTCAGTCCTGAAGCGAAGTTATTACGTTTGATCAAGCACTACTTTAACAGTATAAATGATATTACTTAA
- a CDS encoding RP671a family tick cell line-upregulated protein, whose translation MQNKEESNILPKFIIDEEERRQLKAKNSKQELKLILITFTIILTSFLTFCYFFFNYIEEKAAEYKLQREVEPKKLDQAE comes from the coding sequence ATGCAAAATAAAGAAGAATCCAATATATTACCTAAGTTTATAATTGATGAAGAGGAAAGAAGACAATTAAAAGCTAAAAACTCTAAACAAGAACTTAAATTAATATTAATAACTTTTACAATCATTTTAACTAGCTTTTTAACATTTTGTTATTTCTTCTTTAACTATATAGAAGAGAAAGCAGCAGAGTATAAATTACAGCGAGAGGTAGAACCAAAAAAATTAGATCAAGCTGAATAA
- the rsmA gene encoding 16S rRNA (adenine(1518)-N(6)/adenine(1519)-N(6))-dimethyltransferase RsmA codes for MLPSIAKHAASHQINPLKKHGQNFIFDSSLCDKIIRASNISENSKVIEIGPGVGGLTRSILHKNPKSLTVIEIDERCIPLLNEIQGYYPNLNIIKQDVLKINLTDLIYDKVTVISNLPYHIGTELVIRLLKEAKLITNMILMLQKEVVERICAMPSTKAYGRLSVICQIVAKVEKCFDVAPTAFYPHPKVYSAIVKIIPLENPPSIALINKVEQITKLVFAGRRKMIKSSLRNLVPNIHEVLTQLKINNNDRAENLTPKDYLRIAMQL; via the coding sequence ATGCTTCCTTCAATCGCAAAACATGCTGCATCTCATCAAATTAATCCTCTAAAAAAACATGGACAAAATTTTATTTTTGATAGTAGCCTATGTGATAAAATTATACGTGCTAGTAACATTTCAGAAAATAGCAAAGTGATAGAAATAGGACCTGGCGTAGGAGGGTTAACTAGGTCAATTTTACATAAAAATCCTAAATCCTTAACTGTTATAGAAATCGATGAGCGCTGCATACCACTACTGAATGAGATTCAAGGATATTATCCTAATCTCAATATTATTAAACAAGATGTCCTTAAAATAAATTTAACTGATTTAATTTATGATAAAGTAACTGTAATTTCTAATTTACCATATCATATAGGTACTGAGTTAGTGATTAGATTGTTGAAAGAAGCGAAACTAATTACTAATATGATATTAATGTTGCAAAAAGAAGTAGTAGAACGTATTTGTGCTATGCCTTCAACTAAAGCATATGGTAGATTATCGGTAATATGTCAGATCGTAGCTAAAGTTGAAAAATGCTTTGATGTCGCACCTACTGCTTTTTATCCACATCCTAAAGTATATTCTGCGATAGTTAAAATAATACCTTTAGAAAATCCACCGTCTATTGCTTTGATAAATAAAGTTGAGCAAATAACAAAACTTGTTTTTGCAGGACGACGTAAAATGATCAAATCTTCACTAAGAAATCTTGTACCTAATATACATGAAGTATTAACTCAGTTGAAAATTAACAATAATGATCGCGCTGAAAATCTTACTCCTAAAGATTATTTAAGAATTGCTATGCAGTTATAA